A genomic window from Tautonia rosea includes:
- the pyk gene encoding pyruvate kinase has translation MLIDPEEPLAGVRTKIVATLGPASSCPEMIARLLGAGVDVFRLNFSHGLHEEHAETLATIRQMASERDRVVGVLMDLCGPKIRLGELPDGTMSCQTGEIYTLARTPTGEENEFSSTYDELPEDLTVGDSVLFADGTVGMEVTEKRPGLVRLRVWLPGVIRSRQGINVPGSGLSLPSLTEKDLVDLDWATKHEVDFIALSFVRSGADLARLRYELNQRKIRAKVVAKIEKPQAVNDLSAILALSDVVMVARGDLGVEVDVARVPAIQKRIVKEAHSAGVPVIIATQMLTSMERSGRPTRAEASDVFNAAIDGSDAVMLSGETAIGDFPVEAVRTMSRILTEAERFETAAHPFEGIEVGRDVGWVSPITESVVEAGSLASRKLGAALMVVATRSGRSALAVSMQRNRTPTIALGQTDEVARQLSLLWGVLPRTIPASISDLDEAVDHAVSWASDQGLVTSGDRVVVLRGFFPDQPSHNTMVVREIENPS, from the coding sequence GTGCTGATCGATCCTGAAGAACCGCTTGCTGGGGTCAGAACAAAAATTGTAGCAACACTTGGGCCTGCCTCGAGTTGTCCGGAAATGATTGCTCGGCTCCTCGGCGCGGGAGTCGATGTGTTCCGTCTGAACTTTTCGCATGGGTTGCACGAGGAGCATGCCGAAACACTGGCGACGATTCGCCAAATGGCCTCGGAACGCGATCGTGTCGTCGGTGTTCTGATGGATTTGTGTGGTCCCAAGATCCGTCTTGGTGAGCTTCCCGACGGGACGATGAGTTGCCAGACAGGCGAGATTTACACCCTTGCGCGAACTCCCACGGGGGAAGAGAACGAGTTTTCAAGCACCTATGATGAGTTACCAGAGGATCTTACGGTTGGCGATTCGGTTTTGTTCGCTGACGGGACCGTGGGCATGGAGGTGACAGAAAAGCGGCCTGGGCTGGTCAGGCTCCGCGTCTGGCTTCCAGGAGTGATTCGATCGCGGCAGGGAATCAATGTTCCAGGATCAGGCCTGAGTTTACCTTCCCTCACGGAGAAAGATCTGGTTGATCTCGACTGGGCCACCAAGCATGAGGTGGACTTCATTGCACTGTCGTTCGTGCGATCTGGTGCCGATCTGGCTCGGTTGCGCTATGAACTCAATCAGCGGAAGATTCGAGCCAAGGTCGTTGCGAAGATCGAGAAACCGCAGGCTGTGAACGACCTCTCCGCAATCCTCGCGCTCAGCGACGTAGTTATGGTGGCCCGGGGGGACCTGGGGGTTGAGGTTGATGTTGCCAGGGTCCCAGCAATCCAAAAACGGATTGTGAAGGAGGCTCACTCGGCCGGAGTTCCCGTGATCATCGCCACCCAGATGCTCACAAGTATGGAACGGTCTGGCCGACCGACCCGAGCCGAAGCCAGCGACGTCTTCAACGCGGCGATCGACGGTTCTGATGCCGTGATGCTGTCCGGAGAGACCGCAATCGGAGACTTCCCCGTGGAGGCAGTGCGTACCATGAGTCGGATTCTGACCGAAGCGGAACGATTCGAGACGGCAGCTCATCCCTTCGAGGGGATTGAGGTGGGGAGGGATGTGGGTTGGGTGTCTCCGATCACTGAATCAGTCGTTGAGGCAGGAAGTCTTGCTTCCCGAAAATTAGGTGCTGCGTTAATGGTCGTGGCGACCCGGTCGGGCCGATCGGCGCTCGCAGTATCGATGCAGCGTAATCGAACTCCGACCATTGCACTGGGGCAGACCGACGAGGTCGCCCGGCAACTCAGCCTGCTCTGGGGAGTGCTCCCAAGGACGATTCCGGCCTCGATTTCTGACCTCGACGAGGCCGTTGACCACGCAGTTTCCTGGGCTAGTGACCAGGGTTTGGTGACTTCAGGAGATCGAGTTGTCGTACTCCGAGGATTTTTTCCGGATCAACCGAGTCACAATACGATGGTTGTCCGCGAGATCGAGAATCCATCATGA
- a CDS encoding methyltransferase — protein MTNRELVRPRTDPTPIFELFRGNFATELLTAAVSHFNVFGRLADAPQTEPALRADLHLQERPATVLFTALRAMGLLSRNDQGFLELTELSREHLVPGARFDVGCYLTLAAQSPGVIEMAERLRSNHPATSGPVTEEGVAFVYRDGIDSAMERETTARSLTLSLAGRARNVAPVLAEAFPLSGCRTLLDVGGGSGLYSIAYLQRHPELTAIVWDRPEVLKVAHELAEAHGVADRLECRSGDMFTDPVPHGADTVLLSNILHDWDIPECKTLLSRLSEALSAGRKLLIHDVFLNDDMDGPLPVALYSASLFSLTEGRAYSAAEYREWLTEAGFDPGPIVPTLVHCGVLPASRSS, from the coding sequence ATGACCAACCGAGAACTCGTCCGGCCCCGTACGGATCCGACGCCGATTTTTGAGCTGTTTCGAGGGAACTTTGCCACTGAGTTACTTACAGCCGCAGTGTCCCACTTCAATGTATTTGGACGCCTCGCCGACGCTCCCCAAACCGAGCCAGCCTTACGAGCTGACTTGCACCTTCAGGAACGACCCGCGACAGTCCTGTTCACCGCCCTTCGAGCCATGGGTCTACTGAGCCGAAATGACCAAGGGTTCCTTGAACTCACCGAGCTTTCCCGAGAGCATCTTGTTCCCGGCGCTCGTTTTGACGTCGGCTGTTACCTCACTCTGGCGGCGCAGAGCCCTGGAGTGATTGAGATGGCCGAACGGCTACGCTCAAATCATCCCGCGACCTCTGGCCCTGTGACCGAGGAAGGAGTCGCGTTCGTTTATCGAGATGGGATTGACTCTGCCATGGAGCGAGAGACAACGGCGCGTTCATTGACCCTCTCCCTGGCCGGTCGGGCCAGAAACGTGGCACCTGTGCTCGCTGAGGCCTTCCCCCTCTCCGGATGCCGTACCTTGCTCGATGTCGGTGGAGGATCCGGACTCTACAGCATTGCCTACTTGCAACGTCACCCAGAGCTCACAGCGATCGTCTGGGATCGCCCCGAGGTGCTGAAAGTCGCTCATGAACTGGCCGAAGCACATGGTGTGGCCGACCGTCTTGAATGTCGTTCTGGCGATATGTTTACTGACCCTGTGCCGCACGGTGCGGACACCGTCCTGCTGTCCAATATCTTGCACGATTGGGATATTCCTGAGTGCAAGACCCTCCTCTCCCGACTGTCTGAAGCACTCTCGGCCGGTCGAAAACTTCTAATTCACGATGTATTCCTCAACGACGACATGGATGGGCCCTTGCCAGTCGCGCTTTATTCGGCCTCGCTTTTCTCGCTCACCGAGGGTCGGGCCTATAGCGCCGCCGAGTACCGAGAGTGGCTGACCGAGGCTGGCTTCGATCCAGGACCAATCGTGCCAACCCTGGTACATTGCGGTGTTCTGCCCGCCTCTCGAAGCTCCTGA
- the efp gene encoding elongation factor P produces MNIKATDIRRGMVIIMDGTNYVVHDFYHHTPGNLRAMVQAKLKNMQTGSIIDKRFRSVDQIEVPFVESKEYEYLYSSGDEHVFMDTSTFDQLTFSPDMIGDSMQYLLPNTKVSVRYVDEKPVSIELPDTVEHTITDTPPSIKGATATNQYKEATTETGLKISVPPFIGPGEKVRIDTRDGKYVERVK; encoded by the coding sequence ATGAACATCAAAGCGACTGACATCCGCCGTGGCATGGTGATTATCATGGACGGCACCAATTATGTTGTCCATGATTTCTACCATCATACGCCCGGAAACCTCCGTGCGATGGTCCAGGCGAAACTCAAGAACATGCAGACTGGCTCGATCATCGACAAGCGATTTCGATCGGTCGACCAGATCGAGGTCCCCTTCGTGGAGTCGAAGGAGTACGAGTACCTCTACTCGTCAGGTGACGAGCATGTTTTCATGGACACCTCGACCTTTGATCAACTTACTTTTTCGCCTGACATGATCGGCGATTCGATGCAGTACTTGCTACCGAACACCAAGGTCAGCGTTCGCTACGTTGATGAGAAGCCGGTCTCGATCGAGTTGCCCGACACGGTCGAGCACACGATCACCGACACTCCTCCCTCGATCAAAGGGGCCACTGCGACGAACCAGTACAAGGAAGCGACGACAGAAACAGGCCTCAAGATCAGCGTGCCTCCATTTATCGGTCCTGGTGAAAAAGTTCGAATCGATACACGCGACGGCAAATACGTCGAACGTGTGAAGTAA
- a CDS encoding M20 family metallopeptidase, translated as MAASNVVKILSDLVSRPSVNPMGRSVPHESPFFEGRVSDYLESFFRSLDVPFERRTISPGRDNLIAKFEPSDARHTLLWDAHQDTVPTEGMVIDPFRPSVEGGRVYGRGSCDVKGGMAAMLSAFARLVNNRPKGAARVILACTVDEEYTHTGSSALASQGLEVDLAIVAEPTMLEVVTAHKGAVRWKVLTEGVACHSSRPRDGINAIYRMAHVLTAIQNYSECLQESTPDPLLGPPTLSVGRIEGGQSVNVVPDTCSIDLDRRVIPGEDVDGVRQALRDALHQALGDSIPFAFSEPWVRMPSLGPDRASSWVEPVREAIGTVLGQRPSISAVPYGTDAGPLSASGIPSLVLGPGDIAQAHTKDEWIAVDQLEQAVEVYYAIACHLGREGLTNAH; from the coding sequence GTGGCTGCCTCGAACGTTGTGAAGATCCTCTCTGACTTGGTGTCGCGACCGAGTGTCAACCCGATGGGCCGATCCGTTCCACACGAATCACCTTTTTTTGAAGGACGTGTGTCGGATTATCTGGAATCGTTTTTTCGTTCCCTCGACGTGCCTTTTGAACGGCGCACGATTTCCCCGGGACGAGACAACCTGATCGCAAAGTTCGAGCCGTCCGATGCTCGGCACACCCTGCTCTGGGACGCTCATCAAGACACGGTCCCAACCGAAGGAATGGTGATCGACCCCTTCCGTCCATCGGTGGAGGGAGGTCGGGTTTACGGACGAGGATCATGTGACGTGAAGGGTGGTATGGCGGCCATGTTGTCAGCCTTCGCTCGGCTGGTGAACAACCGGCCAAAAGGGGCCGCCCGAGTGATTCTGGCCTGCACCGTCGATGAAGAGTACACCCACACCGGTTCCTCGGCGCTAGCCTCCCAGGGACTCGAAGTCGACCTGGCCATTGTGGCCGAGCCGACGATGCTCGAGGTCGTCACGGCCCATAAAGGAGCCGTCCGCTGGAAAGTCCTCACCGAAGGTGTCGCCTGCCATAGTTCTCGGCCTCGCGATGGCATCAATGCCATTTATCGGATGGCACACGTGCTGACCGCGATCCAGAATTATTCAGAGTGTCTCCAGGAGTCGACGCCAGATCCCCTCCTCGGACCTCCGACTCTTTCTGTCGGTCGGATTGAAGGGGGCCAAAGTGTCAATGTCGTCCCGGATACCTGTTCGATCGACCTTGATCGTCGCGTGATTCCTGGAGAGGATGTTGACGGGGTTCGCCAGGCTCTCCGCGATGCACTCCATCAGGCGCTCGGTGATTCAATCCCCTTCGCCTTTAGCGAACCCTGGGTCCGAATGCCTTCACTTGGTCCCGACCGGGCATCGTCATGGGTGGAACCGGTTCGAGAAGCCATCGGCACAGTTCTTGGCCAACGTCCATCCATCTCTGCAGTGCCCTATGGAACCGATGCAGGGCCGCTCTCAGCGTCGGGAATCCCGTCGCTGGTGCTTGGCCCTGGAGACATCGCTCAGGCACACACCAAGGACGAGTGGATCGCAGTCGATCAACTTGAACAGGCGGTCGAGGTCTACTATGCGATCGCCTGTCACCTTGGTCGCGAGGGTCTGACGAACGCTCATTAA
- a CDS encoding diguanylate cyclase produces MQSRSLFGTPPGPPFQVPIRYRNELLGTLLISPIQGRRIPPSTRTDLETLCAIAAIGDRLLGRERLLRISLPGAGEPALKPNSLLIPYLRQLILLARRRREPLGVLAIGLPKLIENPGNASTTQPESESTLVINSVVRTLRESDLVVQHNERTLIAVLPNASSDNTALIAEAVARSILEVTGWNECCQIAIGAACSPDDAQEADVLLDVAQESLRRSREEGLGQIVVADRNAFIPRVSDEFRAGVAS; encoded by the coding sequence TTGCAGAGCCGATCGTTATTCGGAACACCACCCGGCCCCCCATTTCAGGTGCCGATCCGCTACCGAAACGAGCTCCTCGGAACCCTCCTCATCTCCCCGATTCAGGGACGACGCATACCTCCCTCGACTCGCACCGACCTCGAAACGCTCTGTGCCATCGCTGCAATCGGTGACCGTCTGCTCGGTCGAGAGCGGCTCCTCCGCATCTCGCTTCCCGGTGCTGGAGAGCCTGCATTGAAACCAAATTCACTGCTAATCCCTTACTTACGGCAACTGATACTTCTGGCTCGACGCCGTCGAGAACCGCTCGGAGTGCTGGCGATCGGTTTGCCCAAACTGATCGAGAATCCAGGGAACGCTTCGACGACACAACCGGAATCTGAGTCAACTCTCGTCATCAACTCGGTGGTACGAACACTCCGCGAAAGCGATCTGGTTGTTCAGCACAATGAACGGACACTGATTGCGGTTCTTCCCAATGCCTCCTCAGACAACACTGCCCTCATTGCCGAAGCCGTTGCCCGGTCAATTCTGGAGGTGACCGGCTGGAACGAATGTTGCCAGATCGCCATCGGAGCCGCCTGTTCTCCGGATGACGCCCAAGAAGCCGATGTTCTCCTCGATGTTGCCCAGGAATCGCTTCGACGCTCCCGAGAGGAGGGGCTCGGTCAGATTGTCGTTGCCGACCGAAACGCGTTCATTCCTCGGGTTTCTGACGAGTTCCGGGCAGGAGTCGCGAGCTAA